In the Streptomyces coeruleoprunus genome, TGTTCTCTTTTCTCCCGATCTACGAGTGAGAGTGCGCCGGGCCCGTAGCCCGCGCACCAGACGTACACCGGACCACTGCTCACGATGAAGGGAGACCCCATGGCCAAGAGCCGTAACAACCTGCTCGGCGTGGGCGGCCAGCGCAGGAAGATGTCCCGCGCCGATCAGCAGGGCACCGCGCCGGCGCGTGCCGCCGACCGCAAGGCCGCCGCCGACCAGAAGCAGGAGCTGCTCCGCAAGATGCGCGAGCGCACGCAGGGCAGCCTGGACGAGCAGAGCTGATCAGGGGCCCGGACCGCGGGGAAGCGGTCCGGGCCCTCGCGCGTCACCGCACCGCACGCGGAAGCCGCAGGCTCAGCAGCGCGGTCACCGCGATCGCGCCCAGCTGGACGAGGAGCGTGACCGCCAGTGCGTCGCGCACGCCCATGCCGGGCGCCAGGGAGAGGAACAGCGAACCCAGCGTCGCCACGCCCAGGGTCATCGCCGACTGGTGGGTCGTCGTCATGACCCCGCTGCCCACCCCGGCCCGCTCGGCCGGTACCTCCGACAGCACGATCCGGTACAGCACCGGCAGCTGAAGCCCCTGCCCCAGGCCGGCGAGCGCGATGCCCGGCGCCAGGGCCAGGATCCCCAGGCCCGGCCACCCGGCCCACACCGTGACCGTCAGGGTCAGGATGCCGACGCCCTGGATCACCGCGCCGGCCGTCACGACCCGGCTGCCGAAGCGCCGCACCAGCCGCGGCCCGGCCAGCGACGCCGCGAAGAACGTCACCGCCATCGGCACCAGCGCCAGCCCCGACAGCACCGCGCTCAGTGCGAGCCCCTGCTGGAGGGTCACCGCCATCACGAACATGAACCCGCCGAACCCCCACGTGAACGGCGCCAGCAGCATCAGCCCCCGGCGCAGCGACGGCAGCCGCAGCAGGCTCGGCGGCACCAGGGGCGCCAGCCCCCGCCGCTCCGCGCGGCGCTCCACCCACCAGAACGCCGCCGCCGCGAAGGGGAACACCCCGAGCGCCGCCCACGTCCACAGCGGCCAGCCCGCGGCGCGCCCCTCCGTCAGCGGACCCAGCAGGGCCAGCAGCGCCACGGCCAGAAGCAGCGTGCCCGCGACGTCCAGGGGCGCCGGCCGGTCCGAGCGGGTCTCCGGCACGGCGCGCACCCCGAGGACCAGGCCGATCAGCGCCACCGGCACGTTCACCAGGAAGATCGCCCGCCAGCCGGTGCCGGCCAGGTCGGCCGCGACCAGCACACCGCCCAGGATCTGGCCGGCCACCATCGCCAGGCCGCCGGTCGCGCTGTACAGGCTCATCGCCCTGGCGCGGCGGGCGCCGGACGTGGCCGCCTGGATGGTGGCCAGGACCTGCGGCAGCATCAGCGCCGCCGAGGCGCCCTGCGCCACCCGGGACGCCACCAGCGTCGCGGCGTCCGGGGCGAGGCCGCAGGCCAGGGACGTGACGCCGAAGGCCGCCATGCCGGCCAGGAACAGCCGGCGGCGGCCGAGGAGGTCGCCCAGCCGTCCGCCCAGGACCAGCAGTACCGCGTACGCGAGGCCGTAGCCCGCGACGACCAGCTCCAGCATGGCGGGGCCGGCGGCCAGGTCGTGGTCGATCGTCGGCAGGGCCACGTTGACGATGAAGAAGTCGATCAGCGGCAGGGCGGCGCCGACGAGGATCGTGAACAGCCCGAGGGGGCCCAGCGCGGGCACGGCACGGTCCACGACCGGTGCGGGAGCGGGAGGAGCGGAAGTCGAAACAGCCATGATCACTACGTTCCGCCGCCGCTCAGCCTGGTACCAGAGCCTCCTTATCCTGGTACCGGCACTACCTGGAAACCCCCTGAGGCTTCCGGCACGCTGGGAGCGTGACGACGATGACGACCACCCCGGTACGGGAGCCCGACGTACGGCGCGGCGAGCTGGCCGCGTTCCTGCGCAGCCGCCGCGAGCGGATCTCGCCCGAGCAGGTCGGCCTGGTGCGGGGGCCGCGCCGCCGCACGCCCGGACTGCGCCGGGAGGAGGTCGCGCACCTCTCATCGGTGGGCGTGACCTGGTACACGTGGCTGGAGCAGGCCCGGGACATCCATGTGTCGCCGCAGGTCCTGGACGCCCTCGCGCGGGCCCTGCTGCTCGACCCGAGCGAGCGCGCCCACCTCTTCGCCCTCGCCGGAGCGGTGGACCCCGCGCCGGAGACGTCCTGCCCGAGCGTCACGCCCGCGCTGCGGCAGCTGCTCGGGCAGCTGGAGCCCGTTCCGGCCTGCGTGCAGAACAGCCGGTACGACATCCTCGCGTACAACAGGACCTACGGCCGGCTGCTGTGCGACCTGGACGCCCTGCCGGCGGCGGACCGCAACTGCGTGTGGCTGACCTTCACGCACCCGCAGTGGCGGGCCTCCGTCGTCGACCTGCCCGAGATGAGCCGGACCCTCGCGGCGAAGTTCCGGGCCTCCATGGCCGAGCACCTGGCGGAGCCCGCGTGGAAGGCGCTGCTGAAGCGGCTGGAGGAGGCCTCGCCCGAGTTCCGCGAGATCTGGGCGCGCCACGAGGTGGTCGCGCAGGGCGGCCGGACGAAGTACATCCTCAACGCCCACGTCGGGCCGCTGCACCTGGAGCACACCAATCTGTGGCTGGGCCCGGCGGCGGGGCCCCGCCTGGTGACGTACGTACCGCTGGACGAGGCGTCGCGGCGGGGCGTCGAGGAGCTGTACCGGCTGGCCGTCGAGGCCGGCGGGTGACTCCGCGCCGTACGGGACAATGGGGGGCATGACCGCGTTCAGCCCCCTCTCCATCGGCCCGCACACCGTGCAGCCGCCGGTGGTGCTCGCCCCGATGGCCGGTATCACCAACGCCCCGTTCCGCACCCTCTGCCGTGAGTTCTCCGGCGGCAAGGGGCTGTTCGTGAGCGAGATGATCACGACACGGGCGCTGGTCGAGCGCAACGAGAAGACCATGCAGCTGATCCACTTCGACGAGACGGAGACGCCCCGGTCGATCCAGCTGTACGGGGTCGACCCCGTGACCGTCGGCAAGGCCGTCCGCATGATCGTCGACGAGGACCTGGCCGACCACATCGACCTGAACTTCGGCTGCCCGGTGCCGAAGGTGACCCGCAAGGGCGGTGGCTCGGCGCTGCCGTACAAGCGGCCGCTGCTGCGGGCGATCCTGAACGAGGCCGTCACGAACGCGGGCGACCTGCCGGTCACGATGAAGATGCGCAAGGGCATCGACGACGACCACATCACCTACCTGGACGCCGGACGGATCGCCGTCGAGGAGGGCGTCACGGCGATCGCCCTGCACGGTCGCACCGCCGCCCAGCACTACGGCGGCACGGCCGACTGGGACGCCATCGCGCGGCTGAAGGAGCACGTCCCGGAGATACCGGTCCTCGGCAACGGCGACATCTGGTCGGCGGAGGACGCGCTGCGCATGGTGCGCGAGACGGGCTGCGACGGCGTCGTCGTGGGCCGCGGCTGCCTGGGCCGCCCGTGGCTCTTCGGCGACCTGGTGGCCGCGTTCGAGGGCACGGGTACGGCGGCGACGCCGACGCTGCGCGAGGTCGCGGACGTCATGGTGCGCCATGCCCAGCTGCTCGGCGAGTGGATCGGCGACGAGTCGCGCGGTGTCATCGACTTCCGCAAGCACGTCGCCTGGTACCTGAAGGGCTTCGCGGTCGGTTCCGAGATGCGCAAGAGCCTCGCGGTCACCTCGTCCCTGGACGAGCTGCGCGCTCAGCTGAGCGCGCTGGACCTGGACCAGTCGTGGCCGGTGGGCGCCGACGGCCCGCGCGGCCGTACGTCGGGCAACAACCGCGTCGTCCTGCCGGACGGCTGGCTGAAGGACCCGTACGACTGCTCCGCCGTGAGCGCGGACGCCGAACTGGACACGTCCGGCGGGTGAATCGGCGGGGTCCTCACGGCGTCCGGATCGTGGGATTCCGGGGCTGCCGGAGGCGTGATTCTCGCCACCCCTGATAGGGGTTGCGCTCAGATGAGCAGGAAAACACCGACTGCACTTCTCAAAGGGTGGCACTGAGTGCCACCCTTTCTGCCTTCACTTCTTGAAGGCAAGTGTGAGGGGTCAGCGCTCAGATGAGCGATCTTTGGGGGCTTCTTGACCATGTCGATTCAAGGGGTGAACCCGTGGCGCGCTTCGCGGCAACCGCGCCGTAACTTTCGATCTGCTGGCGGACGGGTGGTTAAAGCCCCAAGACGGGTAGGCGTACCTCCCGAGAAGCCTTCGATCTGGGTATGTTCCTCGCCGTCAGGGCAGCCACGTCGTCCTCGAGGAGTCGAGACCCGTGTCGGAAAACAAAGATCAGAAGTTCGTGTACGACTTCACCGAGGGCAACAAGGACCTCAAGGACCTTCTCGGCGGTAAAGGCGCCAACCTCGCCGAGATGACGAACCTCGGTCTCCCGGTGCCTCCCGGCTTCACGATCACCACCGAAGCGTGCAAGGTCTACCTGGAGAGCGGCTCCGAACCGGCCGCGCTGCGGGACGAGGTGAGTGCGCACCTCGACGCCCTCGAGCAGAAGATGGGCAAGAAGCTCGGCCAGGCCGACGACCCGCTGCTCGTCTCCGTCCGCTCCGGTGCCAAGTTCTCCATGCCGGGCATGATGGACACGGTCCTCAACATCGGCCTCTCGGACAAGTCCGTGGAGGGCCTCGCCAAGCAGGCGGACAACGAGCGCTTCGCCTGGGACTCGTACCGCCGCCTCATCCAGATGTTCGGCAAGACCGTCCTCGGCGTCGACGGCGAGCTCTTCGAGGAGGCCCTCGAGGAGGCCAAGCACGCGAAGAAGGCCACCAGCGACACCGATCTCGACGCGGCCGACCTCAAGAAGCTGGTCAAGCAGTTCAAGAAGATCGTGAAGGCCGAGACCGGCCGCGACTTCCCGCAGGACCCGCGCGAGCAGATGGACCTGGCCATCAAGGCCGTCTTCGACTCCTGGAACGGCGACCGCGCCAAGCTGTACCGCCGCCAGGAGCGCATCCCGCACGACCTCGGCACCGCCGTCAACGTCTGCTCGATGGTCTTCGGCAACCTCGGTCCCGACTCCGGCACCGGTGTCGCCTTCACCCGCGACCCGGCCTCCGGCCACCAGGGCGTCTACGGCGACTACCTCCAGAACGCCCAGGGCGAGGACGTCGTCGCCGGTATCCGCAACACCGTGCCGCTCGCCGACCTGGAGTCGATCGACAAGAAGTCGTACGACCAGCTCATGGGCATCATGGAGACGCTGGAGAACCACTACAAGGACCTCTGCGACATCGAGTTCACCATCGAGCGCGGCCAGCTGTGGATGCTCCAGACCCGGGTCGGCAAGCGCACCGCCGCCGCGGCCTTCCGGATCGCCACCCAGCTCGTCGACCAGGGCCTCATCGACGAGGCCGAGGCGCTCCAGCGGGTCAACGGCGCCCAGCTCGCGCAGCTGATGTTCCCGCGCTTCGACGAGGACGCCCAGGTCGAGAAGATCGCCCGCGGTATCGCCGCCTCGCCGGGCGCCGCCGTCGGCAAGGCCGTCTTCGACTCGTACACGGCCGTCAAGTGGTCGCGCTCCGGCGAGAAGGTCATCCTCATCCGCCGTGAGACCAACCCGGACGACCTGGACGGCATGATCGCCGCCGAGGGCATCCTCACCTCGCGCGGCGGCAAGACCTCGCACGCCGCCGTCGTCGCCCGCGGCATGGGCAAGACCTGTGTCTGCGGCGCCGAGGAGCTGGAGGTCGACACCAAGCGCCGCCGGATGACCGTGCCCGGCGGGCACGTCGTCGAGGAGGGCGACGTCGTCTCCATCGACGGCTCCACCGGCAAGGTGTACCTGGGCGAGGTACCCGTCGTACCGTCCCCGGTCGTCGAGTACTTCGAGGGCCGGATGCACGCCGGCGCCGACGACGCCGACGAGCTCGTCCAGGCCGTGCACCGGATCATGGCCTACGCGGACCGCGTCCGCCGGCTGCGTGTGCGGGCCAACGCCGACAACGCCGAGGACGCGCTGCGCGCCCGCCGGTTCGGCGCCCAGGGCATCGGCCTGTGCCGCACCGAGCACATGTTCCTCGGCGACCGCCGCCAGTACGTCGAGCGGCTGATCCTCGCCGACACCGACGCGGAGCGCGAGCAGGCCCTGGAGGCGCTGCTGCCGCTCCAGAAGAGCGACTTCGTCGAGCTGTTCGAGGCGATGGACGGCCTGCCGGTCACGGTGCGCCTCCTCGACCCGCCGCTCCACGAGTTCCTGCCCGACATCACCGAGCTGTCGGTGCGCGTCGCCCTCGCCGAGGCGCGCAAGGAGCCGCACGAGAACGACCTGCGCCTGCTCCAGGCCGTGCACCGGCTGCACGAGCAGAACCCGATGCTGGGTCTGCGCGGCGTCCGCCTCGGCCTGGTCATCCCCGGCCTGTTCACCATGCAGGTCCGGGCGATCGCCGAGGCCGCGGCCGAGCGCATCGAGGCCAAGGGCGACCCGCGCGCCGAGATCATGATCCCGCTCGTGGGCACCGTCCAGGAGCTGGAGCTGGTCCGCGACGAGGCCGAGCAGGTCATCGCCGAGGTGCAGCAGCGCACCGGCGTCGAGCTGAAGCTGGCCCTCGGCACGATGATCGAGCTGCCGCGCGCCGCCGTGACCGCCGGCCAGATCGCCGAGGCCGCCGAGTTCTTCTCCTTCGGCACGAACGACCTCACCCAGACGGTGTGGGGCTTCTCCCGGGACGACGTGGAGGCCAGCTTCTTCACCGCGTACCTGGAGAAGGGCATCTTCGGGGTGTCGCCGTTCGAGACGATCGACAAGGACGGTGTGGGCTCGCTCGTCCGCAGCGCCGTCGAGGCCGGCCGGGCCACCCGCCCGGACATCAAGCTCGGCGTCTGCGGTGAGCACGGCGGCGACCCGGAGTCGGTGCACTTCTTCCACGAGGTGGGCCTGGACTACGTCTCCTGCTCGCCGTTCCGGATCCCGGTGGCGCGCCTGGAGGCGGGCCGCGCGGCGGCCAAGTCCACCGGCAGCGACAGCCGCTGAACCCACGGTCCCGCCGCGGCACTCCCGCGGCGGGACCCCCCAAGGCCACCGGGGCCGCCGTCTGTCACCCGACCAAAACCGATCGGCGGCGGCTCCGGTACCCAATCGACGGGGCCGGGCGCCCTCGCGCCCCGTCCCCACCGGTCCCGCGCGGCGCCCCCGCGCCGGGCCCCCACGGTCCCGCCGCGGCGCCCTCGCACCGGGACCCCACGGTCCCGCGGCCGCGCTGCGCGCCGGGACCGGTACGGCCACCGGGGCCGCCGTCTGTCACCCGACCCTCACCGATCGGCGGCGGCCCCGGTCAGCAAGAGACGGGGCGGACACCTTGTGCGGAGGTGTCCGCCCCGTGCTGTTTCGTCCCCTGGGGAAATGTAAGTTCCTGTTGAAATGCGGCCGTTTGAATTCCGCAAGTTGAAGCGCGGACTTTTACGGGAGGTTGACATCACGTCAATTCCCGGGCTTCGCCCCGCAAACAACGGGCGGAGCGCGGCCACCGGATCCCCACCCGCCGACCGCGCCCCATTACCCCTGCCAGACAGGAGAGCCGCAACCTTTCAGGCCCGCCGCCGGGCGCGAGAAGCCCCCCACGGTCTTCTGCCGCGCCACCTCGGTCCTGAAGGTTTCCTGCCCGACGGCGTACAGCTTTTCGGTTCCGGGCCTACTGCCGCGACGTGTTTCAAGTGTGGCTGAAATGCCGTGGTAACAACCTGTGATGGCATGCATACTCATCGGTGGGGGGTGATTGCGGATGCAACAGGTGGGGGTTCAGTGCTTCGTATACATTTCACCGGCGCCGATCTGGCCGGGGTCCGGATGGCAGCCCGGCCCGACGTGCTCTGGGAAACGATTCTCAGCTTTCACCGTTTGCGGGACAGGCGCGGCGCCCTGGTCTACGGGGAATGGCGCTCCGAAACCCGGACGCGGTTGAACGGTGAAACGCGGCTGCTGGGCGCCCTCGTCCCGGCGCGCGGGTATTTCCCCGACTTCCTGACACCACCACAGGCGCTCGGCGGAGTCGACGCGGCCCTGGAGGCCGTACGGGCCACTCCGCCCGCCCGGATCCACGCGGAGCTCGCCGTGCTCGGCTCCGAGCGCCCGGCGGCCGCCCCGCTGCCCTCGTGGACCACCGCCCTCGCCGAAGGGCGCGCCGAGCCCTTCAGCCGCCTCCTGGGCGCGCTGCGGGGCTACCACCGGGCCGCCATCGAGCCGTACTGGACCTACATCCAGGCGCGGGTGGAGGCCGACCGGGCCGTACGGGGCCGGGCGCTGCTCGACGGCGGCGCGGACGAGCTGCTGGCCTCGCTGCCGCCCATGCTCCGCTGGCGCGCGCCCGTGCTGGAGGCGGACTACCCGGTCGACCGGGACCTGCACCTCGACGGGCGCGGACTGCTGCTCCAGCCGTCGTACTTCTGCCGGGGCAGCGCCGTGATGTACCGGGACCCGGAGCTGCCGCCGGTCCTCGTCTACCCCGTCACGCACACCGACGCGCCCTCGCCGGGCGAACCCTGCCGGCGGCCGTCGCTGGGGCGGCTCGTGGGCCACACCCGCTCGGCCGTCCTCCAGGCCATAGGGCAGGGCGGGACGACCAGCGAGCTGGCCCGCCGGGCCGGCGTGTCCCTCGCCTCGGCCAGCCAGCACGCGGGCGTCCTGCGCGACGCGGGCCTGGTGGTGACCCTGCGCCAGGGCAGCTCGGTGCTGCACACCCTGACACCGCTGGGCGCCGCCCTGCTGCACGGCGGCGCCCAGCCCCACGAGCGGCGCCGCCGCTACGCGCGGAACGGGCCGGTCACCTCGTAGGTGATGCCGCCCGACGAGCTGCCGGTCGTGCCGCGCTGGCTGGAGAAGTACAGCCGCTTGCCGTCCGGCGAGAACGCCGGGCCGCAGATCTCCGAACCGGACTGGCCGTTGATCCGCAGGAACGGCGCCACCACGTCGTCCGGCGTGATCAGGCAGATCTCCATGTTGCCGCCGTCCTCGGCGACGTACAGGTCGCCCGAGGACGAGCCGGTGACGTTGTCGACGCCCGTCAGCGGGGCGGTGCCGCTCACCAGCGAGTCGTCGTACGCCAGCTCGTAGGTGCCGGCGGCCACGTTGAGCTGCCAGACCCGGTTGTCGCCCTTGGTGGTGAACCAGACGGTGTCGTTGGCGTAGTGGCAGCCCTCGCCGCCGTTGAACCGCTTGGCGCCGGAGACCTGGTTGCGGGTCGCGGTGGGGGAGCCGTCCGGGTCCGGCACGGTCGCCCAGGTGTAGGTGCCGGAGGTGCCCGTGCCGGCCCTGAGGACCTGGAGGGTGCCCGACGACAGGTCGCCCCAGGTGTTCGGGACGAACCGGTAGAAGCAGCCGTCCGACGCGTCCTCCGTCAGGTAGACCACCCGGCGGACCGGGTCGGCGGCGGCCGCCTCGTGGTTGAAGCGGCCCATCGCCGGGTGGCGCACCGCGGTCTTCACGCCCCACGGGTCGGTCTCGTACACGTACCCCGTGCTGACCTCCTCGCAGGACAGCCAGGTGTTCCACGGGGTGGCGCCGCCCGCGCAGTTGCGGTTGGTGTTGGACAGGATGCGGTACGCGGAGGTGATCGTGCCCGACGAGTTGAACTTGATCGCGCTCGCGCCGCCGGTGCTGGAGATCTCCGAGTTCGACACGTAGATCCAGCCCGTGCCGTCGGCGAAGCAGGCGCCGCCGTCGGGGGCGCTGTGCCAGGTGTAGGAGGTGGAGCCGACCTTCTGGCCGGACCGGGCGATCACCCTGCTGGTGAAGCCGGCCGGCAGCTGGATGCCGTTCGCGTCGGCCGTGCCGAGGGCGCCGTACGGGCCGGCGCCGGGCTGCGCCGGGGCCGCGTAGGCGGCGCCCTGCATCAGCGTGTAGCCGAAGGCCGCGGCGGCACCGCCGGCGACCGCTCCGCGCAGGAAGCTGCGACGTTCCACGTGATCACTCCAGAGGGGCTTGTGACCGCCCCGCCGCACCGGTCGGCGACGGGGTCGCGCGTTGCCGGAACCTAGGAGTCCCGGGTTGACGGTGCATCAACAAGCGGTGAAGGGGAAGAAGCGTTCGGCGGTCGGCTCGCCGGGGACTCCGCCCCCGGACCGCCCCGGTTCCCGGCCTACGCGTCCGGGCCGCTCTCCAGCAGGGTCTTGAGCGCGCTGAGCCGCTCCCGCCAGAACGCCTTGTACGCCGCGACCGCGTCCGCATCCGGGAGCTTGGTGTGGCCCACGCCGACCCGCGTCCGGTCGCCCTCGACCGTGAGGTACACCGAGACGCGGCTGGCCCCGCCGTCCCAGTCGGCGGTGACCGACCGCCCGGGGCGGTGGGTGCGCAGGGTGAACTCGCCCTCCGGCATCCAGCGAGCCCGCAGCGTGTCGTCCGCGAACGCCTCCGTGACCCGCTCCGGCGGCGCGACCACCGTCTTGCCGGCGGACGCCTGCCAGTCGCCTCCGGACGACTGGCCCACCTCGCGCAGCCCGCGCTCCTGCTCGTACCCGACCGTGATCGACTGGGCGTACCAGCCGGCCACGCCGTGCTCCTCGACGAGATGGCGGGCGATCTCGGCGTGCGGGCGCCGCGCCGCGTCCCACGCGTCGAGCACGGCGAACCAGCCGGGCCAGTCCCTGCCGGTGGCGGTCCGCAGGGCGTCGCCCGACAACTTCTCGGTGATCCTCTGGCCTGGGGGGCTCATGCCGCGAGGCTAGGTGCGGCGTGCGGGGCCCGCAACGCGGACGGCGGCCGCCGAGGGGCGGCGCCCGGCGGCGTGGGCGACACTCGCCACGCGGGCGGCACCCGGCCGGCCGCGGCGGGCGGCAACCGACGGCGGGCCGCGCCGGTCGACGGCGGGCGGCGGGAAAACTTCGCCGTCCGGCGATGAGTTCCGCCGCGGCCCGCGGTCTACCCCTGCGAAAGCGACACCCCGCACGCAGTACCGAGACACGGAAGAGAGACCGACGCCATGACCCAGATGATCTTCGTGAACCTGCCGGTGAAGGACCTGGAGGCGAGCAAGGCCTTCTGGACGAAGCTGGGCTACTCCTTCAACCCGCAGTTCACCGACGAGAACGCGGCCTGCCTGGTCTTCAGCGACACCATCTTCGCGATGCTGCTGACCGAGGAGTTCTTCAAGACGTTCACGAAGAAGGAGCTCGCCGACGCCTCCGGGTCCACGGAGACGATCATCGCGCTGAGCGCCGAGAGCCGCGCCGAGGTGGACGAGCTGGTCGACGCGGCCCTGTCCTCCGGCGGCTTTGCGTCCAACGAGCCGCAGGAGTACGGCGAGTGGATGTACAGCCGCTCCTTCCAGGACCCGGACCACCACCTGTGGGAGGTCGTCTGGATGGACGTCGAGAAGATGCAGGCGCAGCAGGGCCAGGGCTGAACCGCCCGCTCACGCCGAGGCGCCGCCGTCGACGACGAGGTCCGTCCCCACCACGGACCCCGCGTCGTCGGACGCCAGGTACAGCACCGCCGCCGCCACCTCCCGGCCCGACGACACCCGGCCCAGCGGCGACTCGGCCTTCATCCGTACGGCCCGCTCGTCCTCGGTCTCGCCGGGGAGCAGCGACATCGTGGTGTCCGCCGCGCCCGGGCTCACCGCGTTGATCCGGATGCCGTCCTGGACGTGGTCCAGGGCGGCGGCGCGCGTGAGGGCGGACACGGCCGCCTTCGAGGTGAGGTAGCCGGCCAGGCCCGGGCGGCGGGTGTGGGCGCCGAGGTTGGACGAGACGTTCACGATGGCGCCGCCGCCGTGGGCGCGCATGTGGGCCACCTCCGCCTGGAGCGCGAACAGCACCCCGGTGACGTTGATGTCGAGCAGGGTGCGCCAGTCCTCCTCCGCCAGGTCGGCGACCGGGCCGCCGCCCCGGAACACGCCCGCGTTGTTGACGGCGACGTCGAGTCCGCCGAACCGCTCGACGGTCCACCCCACCAGGTCACGCATCGACGCGGCCCGTGAGACGTCGGCGGTGGCGGCCGCAGCGGTGCCGCCCCGCTCGGCTATCAGCGCGACGGTCTCGTCGAGCGTGGTGGCCGTACGGCCCGCGGCGACGACCGAGGCGCCCTCGGCCGCGAAGGCGAGCGCGACGGCGCGGCCGAGGCCGGAGCCCGCGCCGGTGACGAGCACGGTCCTGCCCTGGAAGCGGTTCATCTGTCCTGTCCCTCTTTCTTGACCGTTCGTTCCAATTTCGAGGCCGAAGAAACGGGCGCCGCACGCAGACGGCGCCCGTGGTCGTCGGGCCGGTTCAGTCCAGCAGGGCCAGGGCCTGCTCGGCCGCGTCCCGCACCAGGGCCGGGTCGTCGGACGCCTTGCCGACCACCCGCACGCCCTGGAGCAGCACCAGCAGCATCCGGGCCAGCGTCCGCGGGTCGCGCCCCTCGGGCAGCTCGCCCTGCGTGCGCGCCCGCGCCAGCGCCGCGTGCAGCAGCGTCTCCAGGTGCTGCCAGTTCAGCTCCACCCGGCGGGCCACGGCCCGGTCGTGCGGCGCCAGTTCCGCCGCCGCGTTGGTGACGAGGCAGCCGCGCAGCCGGCCCGGCCCGGCCGCCGCCTCCGCGGCGAACCGGAGCACGACCGCCCGTACGGCGGGCAATGCGGGGCCCGGCCGGGACAACTCGTCCAGCAGGAGCGGGTTCTGCCCCGCCCCGTACCGGTCCAGTGCCTTCAGGTACAGCTCGTGCTTGTTGCCGAAGGTCGCGTAGAGCGAGGCCCGGCCGATACCCAGGTGCTCGACCAGGTCGGCCATCGACGTGGCCTCGTAGCCGCGCCGCCAGAACAGCTCGAGTGCTTTCTGGAGCGCGGCGTCCGGGTCGAATTCCTTGGTCCTGGCCACAGCAGGACCCTAGACCGTTCTGGAACGATCGGTCAAGTGGGGGGAGGGGTTCTCAGGCCGTCCGCACCGGATACACCGCCACCGCCACCTCGTCGTCGTCCAGGCACCGCCCCGTCTCCAGGTCGAAGCGCTGCTTCAGCAGCGGCGACGCCACGAACGTCCGGCCGTCCGCCGAGCCGATCAGGCCGCGCGCCAGCACCTGGGCGCCCGTGAACGGGTCCCGGTTGTCGATCGCGTACAGCCGCCCCGACCGGTCCCGGAAGAGCGCCGCCTGCCGTCCGTCCGGCAGCAGGGCCGCCATGCCCCGGCCCGGGGTCAGCGCGTCCATGTCGCAGACGGGCAGCCAGTCGCCGGTGGCGGGGGAGAGTTCGAGCTTCATCGGGCGGTGACCCCTTCCAGGGTGAGGACCGTCAGGTCGGGCTTGATCTGGCCCCGCTCCGGCACGAACCGCACCGACGGGTCCGGC is a window encoding:
- a CDS encoding alkaline phosphatase PhoX, coding for MERRSFLRGAVAGGAAAAFGYTLMQGAAYAAPAQPGAGPYGALGTADANGIQLPAGFTSRVIARSGQKVGSTSYTWHSAPDGGACFADGTGWIYVSNSEISSTGGASAIKFNSSGTITSAYRILSNTNRNCAGGATPWNTWLSCEEVSTGYVYETDPWGVKTAVRHPAMGRFNHEAAAADPVRRVVYLTEDASDGCFYRFVPNTWGDLSSGTLQVLRAGTGTSGTYTWATVPDPDGSPTATRNQVSGAKRFNGGEGCHYANDTVWFTTKGDNRVWQLNVAAGTYELAYDDSLVSGTAPLTGVDNVTGSSSGDLYVAEDGGNMEICLITPDDVVAPFLRINGQSGSEICGPAFSPDGKRLYFSSQRGTTGSSSGGITYEVTGPFRA
- a CDS encoding VOC family protein; amino-acid sequence: MTQMIFVNLPVKDLEASKAFWTKLGYSFNPQFTDENAACLVFSDTIFAMLLTEEFFKTFTKKELADASGSTETIIALSAESRAEVDELVDAALSSGGFASNEPQEYGEWMYSRSFQDPDHHLWEVVWMDVEKMQAQQGQG
- a CDS encoding glucose 1-dehydrogenase, whose amino-acid sequence is MNRFQGRTVLVTGAGSGLGRAVALAFAAEGASVVAAGRTATTLDETVALIAERGGTAAAATADVSRAASMRDLVGWTVERFGGLDVAVNNAGVFRGGGPVADLAEEDWRTLLDINVTGVLFALQAEVAHMRAHGGGAIVNVSSNLGAHTRRPGLAGYLTSKAAVSALTRAAALDHVQDGIRINAVSPGAADTTMSLLPGETEDERAVRMKAESPLGRVSSGREVAAAVLYLASDDAGSVVGTDLVVDGGASA
- a CDS encoding TetR/AcrR family transcriptional regulator — its product is MARTKEFDPDAALQKALELFWRRGYEATSMADLVEHLGIGRASLYATFGNKHELYLKALDRYGAGQNPLLLDELSRPGPALPAVRAVVLRFAAEAAAGPGRLRGCLVTNAAAELAPHDRAVARRVELNWQHLETLLHAALARARTQGELPEGRDPRTLARMLLVLLQGVRVVGKASDDPALVRDAAEQALALLD
- the nirD gene encoding nitrite reductase small subunit NirD; protein product: MKLELSPATGDWLPVCDMDALTPGRGMAALLPDGRQAALFRDRSGRLYAIDNRDPFTGAQVLARGLIGSADGRTFVASPLLKQRFDLETGRCLDDDEVAVAVYPVRTA